A single window of Pseudoduganella plicata DNA harbors:
- a CDS encoding (2Fe-2S)-binding protein, with translation MQAPERHPLTITVNGREHTLELEAWVTLLDLLRERLGLTGTKKGCDQGQCGACTVLVDGRRINSCLTLAVMQVGRSVTTIEGLADGDKLHPLQQAFVEHDAFQCGYCTPGQICSAVGLINEGQAKCSAEVRELMSGNVCRCGAYPQILRAVSQVAGIAPDSENAEHAVVTGTVPA, from the coding sequence ATGCAAGCTCCCGAGCGTCACCCGCTGACGATCACCGTCAACGGCCGCGAGCACACACTGGAACTGGAAGCCTGGGTCACCCTGCTCGACCTGCTGCGCGAGCGGCTGGGGCTGACCGGCACGAAGAAGGGCTGCGACCAAGGCCAGTGTGGTGCCTGCACCGTGCTGGTGGACGGCCGCCGCATCAATTCCTGCCTGACCCTGGCCGTGATGCAGGTCGGCCGCAGCGTCACCACCATCGAAGGCCTGGCCGACGGCGATAAGCTGCACCCGCTGCAGCAGGCGTTCGTCGAGCACGACGCCTTCCAGTGCGGCTACTGCACGCCGGGCCAGATCTGTTCGGCCGTGGGCCTGATCAACGAAGGCCAGGCCAAATGTTCGGCCGAGGTGCGCGAGCTGATGAGCGGGAACGTCTGCCGCTGCGGCGCCTATCCGCAGATCCTGCGCGCTGTCAGCCAGGTCGCGGGCATCGCGCCGGACAGCGAGAACGCGGAACACGCCGTGGTGACCGGGACGGTGCCGGCATGA
- a CDS encoding PEP-CTERM sorting domain-containing protein: MTFAAIFKTALLSAALLGAGSANATFKTGSIGGASVDDVTLAGDNADKLVYSSLNPMSKGSLAFSLAFWNTGSLFWNKLETVDGKYVTDYSSRFDFTFGKDKTGKSGTWSITNVSTKYDATLDLTLAIHASNASTAFLFDETTIGAGETLNGTWDIEWLNKGGQVPGFSNAVLFGRDLCLTTAIPAVPEPATLPMLAGGLALVALAARRKSKK; the protein is encoded by the coding sequence ATGACTTTTGCTGCAATCTTCAAAACCGCACTGCTGAGCGCGGCCCTGCTGGGCGCCGGTTCGGCCAACGCCACCTTCAAGACCGGCAGCATCGGCGGCGCGAGCGTGGATGACGTTACGCTGGCCGGCGACAATGCCGACAAGCTGGTGTATTCGAGCCTGAATCCGATGAGCAAGGGCTCGCTTGCCTTCAGCCTGGCGTTCTGGAACACCGGTTCGCTGTTCTGGAACAAGCTGGAGACTGTGGACGGCAAATATGTTACCGACTACAGCTCGCGCTTCGATTTCACGTTCGGCAAGGACAAGACCGGCAAGTCCGGCACCTGGTCCATCACCAACGTCAGCACGAAGTACGATGCGACGCTGGACCTGACGCTGGCCATCCACGCTTCCAACGCCAGCACCGCATTCCTGTTCGATGAAACGACGATCGGTGCCGGCGAGACGCTGAACGGCACCTGGGACATCGAATGGCTGAACAAGGGCGGCCAGGTGCCCGGCTTCTCGAACGCCGTACTGTTCGGCCGCGACCTGTGCCTGACGACAGCCATCCCGGCCGTGCCGGAACCGGCAACGCTGCCGATGCTGGCCGGCGGCCTGGCACTGGTTGCCCTGGCAGCCCGCCGCAAGTCGAAAAAATAA
- a CDS encoding FAD binding domain-containing protein has translation MNPFAYSRPADIDAALTQIAANGTGDAALASSAGPAPGPDLAPAVNPATPLAANQYEVRFVAGGTNLLDLMKEGVMVAPKLLDINRLPYDAIEETPDGGLLLGALARNADTAYHPLVKERYPLLADAILAGASPQLRNMASNGGNLLQRTRCYYFYDVATPCNKRTPGAGCSAIGGVTRQHAILGTSEHCIATHPSDMCVALAALEAVVHVQSARGKRQIPFAEFHRLPGDRPDIDTTLAADELITHIALPPAPQFAGHSAYLKLRERLSYAFALASVAAALDIADDGTIRAARIAIGGVAHKPWRIPQVEEMLEGQRPSDEVFGRVAEALLAGAVGRGSNDFKIPLARNAIVRALHVAARGTVTNWNVSIETNEGDLQ, from the coding sequence ATGAACCCGTTCGCCTATTCCCGCCCCGCGGACATCGACGCCGCGCTGACGCAGATTGCCGCCAACGGCACCGGCGACGCAGCGCTGGCTTCCTCCGCCGGCCCCGCGCCTGGCCCTGATCTTGCGCCCGCCGTGAATCCCGCCACGCCGCTGGCGGCCAACCAGTACGAAGTGCGCTTCGTTGCAGGCGGCACCAACCTGCTCGACCTGATGAAGGAAGGCGTGATGGTGGCGCCGAAGCTCCTCGACATCAACCGCCTGCCGTACGACGCCATCGAGGAGACGCCGGATGGCGGCTTGCTGCTGGGCGCCCTGGCCCGCAACGCGGATACGGCGTACCACCCGCTGGTCAAGGAACGCTATCCGCTGCTGGCCGATGCGATCCTGGCCGGCGCGTCGCCGCAGCTGCGCAATATGGCCAGCAACGGCGGCAACCTGCTGCAGCGTACCCGCTGCTACTACTTCTACGACGTGGCCACGCCCTGCAACAAGCGCACGCCGGGCGCCGGCTGCTCCGCCATCGGCGGCGTCACGCGCCAGCATGCGATCCTCGGCACGTCCGAGCACTGCATCGCCACGCATCCTTCCGACATGTGCGTGGCGCTGGCCGCGCTGGAAGCAGTCGTGCACGTGCAGTCCGCGCGCGGCAAACGGCAGATTCCGTTTGCCGAGTTCCACCGCCTGCCGGGCGACCGTCCCGACATCGACACCACGCTGGCAGCCGATGAACTGATCACGCACATCGCGCTGCCGCCGGCACCGCAGTTCGCCGGTCACTCCGCCTACCTGAAGCTGCGCGAGCGGCTGTCGTATGCGTTCGCGCTGGCCTCCGTGGCGGCGGCGCTCGACATCGCCGACGACGGCACCATCCGCGCGGCCCGCATCGCCATCGGCGGTGTCGCCCACAAGCCGTGGCGCATCCCGCAGGTCGAAGAGATGCTGGAAGGGCAGCGCCCGTCCGACGAGGTATTCGGCCGCGTGGCCGAAGCGCTGCTGGCCGGCGCGGTGGGGCGCGGCTCCAACGACTTCAAGATTCCGCTGGCACGCAACGCGATCGTGCGCGCGTTGCACGTGGCCGCGCGCGGCACGGTAACGAACTGGAACGTCAGCATCGAAACGAACGAAGGAGATCTCCAATGA